From the genome of Planctomycetia bacterium, one region includes:
- a CDS encoding ATP-binding protein, translating to MTDYEQLGVFYLGRQYDLAARKATPAPLLYDSKDLVTHAVCVGMTGSGKTGLCLALLEEAAIDGIPAICIDPKGDLGNLLLTFPEQRTEDFQPWIDPAEAAQQGKSVEQYAAETATRWREGLASWDQQPDRIARLRAAAELAIYTPANRAGRPLTVLRSFAPPSAAEMNDAAALRDRIMSTVSGLLALLGVEADPLQSREHILLATMFDQAWRAGREITLEGLVREIPQPAFDRVGVIDLESFFPAKERFAFAMRLNNLLASPGFAAWLEGEPLDVGKLLYTPSGKPRVSVLSIAHLGDAERMFFVTLLLNAVLSWVRKQPGTSSLRAILYMDEVFGFFPPTANPPSKLPMLTLLKQARAFGLGVVLATQNPVDLDYKGLANAGTWFLGRLQTERDKLRVLEGLEGAAATTGSTFDRAKIEATLAGLGQRVFLMNNVHDDRPTVFQTRWTLSYLRGPMTLEQIAKVSQQTAAPAETPQVAAAAPAAAVAASATAARPILPPDVEECFVVAASAAPQGAKLVYRPAVYGEARLHYKHAKASLDQWEALHALYGLVESPGEALFEAPPWNYVGEFKVNGEPSPGASFEPLPPAFAQAKCYARLETTWKGYLYRAHRLELWECLDLKQTSTPGEAESAFRQRLGLKSREVRDERMDALRAKYAPKLAAIQEKMSRAQQKLEREQSEANAGTFDAAVSFGASIVGAILGRKKVSRTNVGRAASSARAASRAAKQQGDVGRAATELNELRDQLLELDAKYQGELDAARTAVLLEALTIVPLLIQPRKSEITVSRLVLAWTPWYADNAGNQTPAYQ from the coding sequence ATGACCGACTACGAGCAACTGGGCGTCTTCTATCTGGGGCGTCAGTATGACCTCGCAGCGCGCAAAGCGACGCCGGCGCCGCTGTTGTACGACTCGAAGGACCTGGTGACCCATGCCGTGTGCGTCGGCATGACCGGCAGCGGCAAGACCGGGCTGTGCCTGGCGCTCTTGGAAGAGGCCGCCATCGACGGGATCCCGGCGATCTGCATCGACCCCAAAGGGGACCTCGGCAACCTGCTGCTGACCTTTCCGGAACAGCGGACCGAAGATTTCCAACCCTGGATCGATCCGGCGGAAGCGGCGCAACAAGGGAAGTCGGTCGAGCAATATGCCGCGGAGACGGCCACACGCTGGCGCGAAGGGCTCGCGTCCTGGGACCAGCAACCCGACCGCATCGCGCGATTGCGCGCGGCGGCGGAGTTGGCGATCTATACGCCAGCGAATCGCGCGGGACGTCCGCTGACTGTGCTACGTTCATTCGCCCCGCCGAGCGCCGCGGAGATGAATGACGCCGCCGCGTTGCGCGATCGGATCATGAGCACGGTCTCCGGGCTGCTCGCACTGTTGGGCGTCGAGGCCGATCCGCTGCAAAGCCGGGAGCACATCCTGCTAGCCACGATGTTCGATCAGGCGTGGCGCGCGGGGCGCGAGATCACGCTCGAAGGGCTCGTGCGCGAGATCCCGCAGCCGGCGTTCGATCGCGTCGGCGTGATCGACTTGGAGAGCTTCTTTCCCGCCAAGGAACGCTTCGCCTTCGCGATGCGGCTCAACAATCTGCTCGCCTCGCCGGGCTTCGCCGCCTGGTTGGAAGGCGAGCCGCTCGACGTGGGCAAGTTGCTTTACACTCCGTCCGGCAAGCCGCGCGTGTCGGTCCTGTCGATCGCGCACCTCGGGGATGCGGAACGCATGTTCTTCGTCACGCTGTTGCTGAACGCGGTGCTGAGTTGGGTGCGCAAGCAGCCCGGCACTTCGAGCCTGCGGGCGATCCTCTATATGGACGAGGTGTTCGGTTTCTTTCCGCCGACGGCCAATCCGCCCAGCAAGCTGCCGATGCTCACGCTGTTGAAACAAGCCCGCGCATTCGGGTTGGGCGTGGTGCTGGCGACGCAGAATCCGGTCGACTTGGACTACAAGGGACTGGCCAACGCGGGCACCTGGTTCCTCGGCCGATTGCAAACGGAGCGCGACAAGCTCCGCGTCTTGGAGGGCCTCGAAGGGGCCGCCGCCACGACGGGCAGCACCTTCGACCGCGCGAAAATCGAAGCCACGCTCGCCGGACTGGGGCAGCGCGTGTTTCTGATGAACAACGTGCATGACGACCGGCCGACGGTGTTTCAAACCCGTTGGACGCTGTCGTACTTGCGCGGCCCGATGACCTTGGAGCAGATCGCCAAGGTGTCGCAGCAAACCGCGGCGCCTGCGGAAACGCCCCAAGTCGCGGCGGCCGCTCCAGCAGCCGCCGTTGCCGCGAGCGCCACTGCCGCGAGGCCGATCTTGCCGCCGGATGTGGAGGAGTGCTTCGTCGTCGCGGCATCCGCTGCGCCGCAGGGCGCCAAGCTCGTCTATCGCCCCGCCGTCTACGGCGAAGCGCGGTTGCACTACAAACATGCCAAGGCGTCGCTCGATCAATGGGAAGCGCTTCATGCCCTATACGGCCTGGTCGAATCGCCAGGCGAAGCACTGTTCGAAGCGCCCCCGTGGAATTATGTCGGTGAATTCAAAGTCAATGGCGAGCCGTCGCCCGGCGCGAGTTTCGAACCGCTGCCGCCGGCGTTCGCACAGGCGAAATGCTACGCGCGCTTGGAGACGACCTGGAAGGGCTATCTGTATCGTGCCCATCGACTGGAGTTGTGGGAATGCCTCGATCTGAAACAGACATCCACGCCGGGCGAAGCGGAGAGTGCGTTTCGCCAGCGGTTGGGTCTCAAATCGCGCGAAGTGCGCGACGAGCGGATGGACGCGCTGCGCGCGAAGTACGCCCCTAAGCTGGCCGCGATCCAGGAGAAAATGAGCCGCGCACAACAAAAACTGGAACGCGAACAATCCGAGGCCAACGCCGGCACGTTTGACGCCGCGGTCAGCTTCGGCGCATCGATCGTCGGCGCGATCCTGGGCCGCAAGAAAGTCTCGCGCACGAACGTGGGCCGCGCCGCTTCGTCCGCCCGGGCCGCCTCGCGCGCCGCCAAGCAGCAAGGGGACGTCGGCCGGGCCGCCACGGAGTTGAACGAGCTGCGCGATCAATTGCTGGAATTGGACGCGAAGTACCAGGGCGAACTCGACGCCGCGCGTACGGCCGTATTGTTGGAAGCATTGACGATCGTGCCGTTGCTGATTCAGCCAAGAAAATCGGAGATCACCGTCTCCCGATTAGTGCTGGCGTGGACGCCGTGGTATGCGGACAATGCCGGGAACCAGACGCCGGCATATCAGTAG
- a CDS encoding platelet-activating factor acetylhydrolase IB subunit: MRRPVSCWLLALLACLSVVCPSPVSAAEAPAHDAVTAVPREEDWWTERQELINSRTKEQVDLLFIGDSITHGWEGDGKDVWAKYFAPRHAMNAGIGGDRTQHVLWRLQNGNLEGIQPKLAVLMIGTNNSNGEDNTATEIADGIKAIVTELRTKTPETKVLVLAIFPRGDKPNPQRDKISEVNKQVAAWDQVDGKNVIYFDFGDKFLAADGSLPADIMPDFLHLSPKGYEIWAEAIEPQLAEIVGPK, translated from the coding sequence ATGCGCCGCCCCGTTTCCTGTTGGTTGTTGGCCTTGCTGGCTTGTCTCAGTGTCGTTTGCCCGTCGCCTGTTTCCGCCGCCGAGGCGCCGGCGCACGACGCCGTGACGGCCGTGCCGCGCGAGGAAGATTGGTGGACTGAACGTCAGGAATTGATCAACAGCCGCACCAAGGAACAGGTCGACCTGTTGTTCATCGGCGACTCGATCACCCATGGCTGGGAAGGGGACGGCAAGGATGTTTGGGCGAAGTATTTTGCCCCCCGCCACGCGATGAACGCCGGCATCGGCGGCGATCGCACGCAGCATGTGCTGTGGCGTTTGCAAAACGGCAACCTGGAAGGGATCCAGCCGAAGTTGGCCGTCCTAATGATCGGCACCAACAACTCCAACGGCGAAGACAACACCGCCACGGAAATCGCCGACGGCATCAAGGCGATCGTCACGGAACTGCGGACGAAGACGCCGGAGACCAAGGTGCTGGTACTCGCCATCTTCCCGCGCGGCGACAAGCCGAATCCGCAACGCGACAAGATTTCGGAAGTCAACAAGCAGGTCGCGGCCTGGGATCAGGTTGACGGCAAGAACGTGATCTACTTCGATTTCGGCGACAAGTTCCTGGCCGCCGACGGCTCGTTGCCGGCCGACATCATGCCGGACTTCCTGCATCTCAGCCCCAAGGGGTATGAGATTTGGGCCGAAGCAATCGAGCCGCAATTAGCGGAGATCGTCGGGCCCAAGTAA